One Desulfobulbus oligotrophicus DNA segment encodes these proteins:
- a CDS encoding DUF2188 domain-containing protein, whose product MPKKPGSHHVVPNADGGWDVKKDGATRSSGHFDKKQDAVDAGRKISQNQGTEFYIHGKDGKIQNKDSHGNDPYPPKG is encoded by the coding sequence ATGCCAAAGAAACCAGGATCACATCATGTCGTGCCCAACGCTGACGGCGGCTGGGACGTCAAGAAAGACGGCGCGACCCGTAGCAGCGGCCACTTCGACAAGAAGCAGGATGCCGTCGATGCCGGGCGCAAGATCAGCCAGAACCAAGGCACCGAGTTCTACATCCACGGCAAGGACGGGAAGATCCAGAACAAGGACAGCCACGGGAACGATCCGTATCCGCCCAAAGGGTGA
- a CDS encoding HNH endonuclease — protein MSFSKEIVEDALVACGRSCCICHKFCGVRIETHHLKPKHLGGDDSFENCIPLCFDCHAEVEHYNNNHPRGRKFSEGELRKHRDNWYSMVRELNTPLPRHENSVHVIQAVNGKGNMVAGRDLNIVTERVVKKTVVQTDPGGKHIENATARKIQELVKEYIDLHTAAEKDPQRAAQRIWSGIKKEFNVTTYKEIPAEKSDEAIQWLYAQIAMARPKIRRKAPERWKQSFYKPIYARANELGMSKEELYAIAQTRLELKKPVGSLKDLTQKNLEKLHHIMIGEVNKSKRGD, from the coding sequence ATGAGTTTTTCAAAGGAAATCGTCGAAGATGCATTAGTCGCCTGCGGGCGATCATGCTGCATTTGCCACAAATTCTGTGGGGTCCGAATTGAGACGCACCACCTCAAACCAAAGCACCTTGGCGGTGACGACAGCTTTGAAAACTGCATTCCCCTCTGTTTTGATTGCCATGCGGAAGTCGAACACTACAACAATAACCATCCGCGAGGACGCAAATTTTCGGAGGGAGAACTCAGGAAACATCGGGACAACTGGTACAGCATGGTCCGCGAGCTGAATACGCCGCTTCCGCGTCATGAGAATTCCGTCCACGTTATTCAGGCGGTGAATGGCAAAGGAAATATGGTAGCCGGTCGAGACCTGAATATTGTTACCGAGAGAGTGGTTAAGAAGACCGTCGTGCAGACAGATCCCGGCGGAAAGCACATTGAAAATGCTACAGCTCGAAAAATCCAAGAGCTTGTAAAGGAATACATCGACCTTCATACGGCGGCCGAAAAAGATCCCCAGCGTGCTGCTCAGCGCATTTGGAGTGGCATCAAAAAGGAGTTTAATGTCACCACGTACAAGGAGATACCTGCCGAGAAGTCCGATGAAGCCATTCAATGGTTGTATGCTCAAATTGCCATGGCTCGTCCGAAGATCAGGCGTAAGGCTCCGGAGCGGTGGAAGCAAAGTTTCTATAAGCCGATCTATGCCCGAGCTAATGAGCTTGGGATGTCAAAAGAAGAGCTCTATGCGATTGCGCAAACACGACTTGAATTGAAGAAACCGGTCGGGTCTCTAAAAGACCTGACCCAGAAGAACCTTGAAAAATTACACCATATTATGATTGGCGAGGTTAACAAATCGAAGCGCGGGGATTGA